A single genomic interval of Danio aesculapii chromosome 5, fDanAes4.1, whole genome shotgun sequence harbors:
- the dpf2 gene encoding zinc finger protein ubi-d4 isoform X1: MRTTPAVKPSRAKMAAVVESVVKLLGEQYYRDALEQCHNYNARLCAERSVRMPFLDSQTGVAQSNCYFWMEKRHRGPGVAPGQLYTYPARRWRKKRRAHPPDDPRLSFPSLKTELDLGIKKDVFSSDGSSLEALLKGEPLDKRSGLELRTAEEEPSSTEFSTGGLNSSGRVRKRILEPDDFLDDLDDEDYEEDTPKKRGKGKGKGRGVSSARKKLEAAAALEDRDRPYACDNTFKQKHISKSSERVCGKRYKNRPGLSYHYAHSHLAEEEGEEKDEMDIREPTPPRQDEPKTPKKGPDGLALPNNYCDFCLGDSSLNQKTGQSEELVSCSDCGRSGHPSCLQFTPIMMAAVKTYRWQCIECKCCNICGTSENDDQLLFCDDCDRGYHMYCLSPPMSVPPEGSWSCHLCLALLKEKASIYQKQNAPPL; encoded by the exons ATGCGCACAACGCCCGCTGTGAAGCCCAGTAGAGCCAAGATGGCGGCGGTGGTGGAGAGTGTTGTCAAGCT GCTGGGTGAGCAGTATTACAGGGATGCTCTGGAGCAGTGTCACAACTATAATGCCCGTCTGTGTGCAGAGAGGAGCGTGAGGATGCCCTTCCTCGACTCTCAGACTGGTGTCGCCCAGAGCAACTGCTACTTCTGGATGGAGAAACGACACAGAGGACCAG GTGTTGCTCCAGGTCAGCTGTACACATATCCTGCACGGCGCTGGAGAAAGAAGAGGAGAGCCCACCCTCCAGATGACCCTCGTCTGTCCTTCCCATCTCTAAAGACCG AGCTGGATCTGGGGATTAAGAAGGACGTTTTCTCCAGTGATGGCAGCAGCTTAGAGGCTCTTTTGAAAGGAGAGCCGTTGGATAAAAGATCCGGATTGGAGCTTCGCACGGCAGAGGAGGAGCCCAGCTCTACTGAGTTCTCCACCGGGGGACTGAACTCCAGCGGCAGAGTCCGGAAG AGAATTTTGGAACCAGATGATTTTCTTGATGATCTGGACGATGAAGATTATGAGGAAGATACTCCAAAGAAGCGTGGAAAAGGCAAAGGAAAG GGACGTGGTGTCAGCAGTGCTCGCAAGAAGTTGGAAGCAGCAGCTGCTTTGGAAGATCGGGACAGACCGTACGCTTGTGACA acACTTTCAAACAAAAGCATATTTCAAAATCTTCTGAAAGAG tcTGTGGAAAGCGCTATAAGAACAGGCCTGGTCTCAGTTATCATTATGCCCACTCTCACTTGGCCGAAGAGGAAGGAGAAGAGAAAGACGAGATGGACATTCGGGAACCAACTCCACCCCGGCAGGACGAACCCAAGA CTCCTAAAAAGGGCCCAGATGGTTTGGCTCTTCCGAACAACTACTGTGATTTCTGTTTGGGAGATTCCAGCCTGAACCAGAAAACTGGCCAATCAGAGGAGCTTGTGTCCTGTTCAGACTGTGGCCGTTctg GTCACCCTTCATGTCTTCAGTTCACTCCTATCATGATGGCTGCTGTGAAAACCTATCGCTGGCAGTGCATTGAGTGCAAGTGCTGTAATATTTGTGGAACATCAGAAAATGAT GATCAGCTGTTGTTCTGTGATGACTGTGATCGAGGTTACCACATGTACTGCCTCTCGCCCCCGATGTCTGTACCTCCTGAAG GAAGTTGGAGTTGTCATCTGTGTTTGGCCCTCCTGAAAGAGAAAGCCTCCATATACCAGAAGCAGAATGCGCCACCCTTGTGA
- the dpf2 gene encoding zinc finger protein ubi-d4 isoform X2, which translates to MRTTPAVKPSRAKMAAVVESVVKLLGEQYYRDALEQCHNYNARLCAERSVRMPFLDSQTGVAQSNCYFWMEKRHRGPGVAPGQLYTYPARRWRKKRRAHPPDDPRLSFPSLKTELDLGIKKDVFSSDGSSLEALLKGEPLDKRSGLELRTAEEEPSSTEFSTGGLNSSGRVRKRILEPDDFLDDLDDEDYEEDTPKKRGKGKGKGRGVSSARKKLEAAAALEDRDRPYACDICGKRYKNRPGLSYHYAHSHLAEEEGEEKDEMDIREPTPPRQDEPKTPKKGPDGLALPNNYCDFCLGDSSLNQKTGQSEELVSCSDCGRSGHPSCLQFTPIMMAAVKTYRWQCIECKCCNICGTSENDDQLLFCDDCDRGYHMYCLSPPMSVPPEGSWSCHLCLALLKEKASIYQKQNAPPL; encoded by the exons ATGCGCACAACGCCCGCTGTGAAGCCCAGTAGAGCCAAGATGGCGGCGGTGGTGGAGAGTGTTGTCAAGCT GCTGGGTGAGCAGTATTACAGGGATGCTCTGGAGCAGTGTCACAACTATAATGCCCGTCTGTGTGCAGAGAGGAGCGTGAGGATGCCCTTCCTCGACTCTCAGACTGGTGTCGCCCAGAGCAACTGCTACTTCTGGATGGAGAAACGACACAGAGGACCAG GTGTTGCTCCAGGTCAGCTGTACACATATCCTGCACGGCGCTGGAGAAAGAAGAGGAGAGCCCACCCTCCAGATGACCCTCGTCTGTCCTTCCCATCTCTAAAGACCG AGCTGGATCTGGGGATTAAGAAGGACGTTTTCTCCAGTGATGGCAGCAGCTTAGAGGCTCTTTTGAAAGGAGAGCCGTTGGATAAAAGATCCGGATTGGAGCTTCGCACGGCAGAGGAGGAGCCCAGCTCTACTGAGTTCTCCACCGGGGGACTGAACTCCAGCGGCAGAGTCCGGAAG AGAATTTTGGAACCAGATGATTTTCTTGATGATCTGGACGATGAAGATTATGAGGAAGATACTCCAAAGAAGCGTGGAAAAGGCAAAGGAAAG GGACGTGGTGTCAGCAGTGCTCGCAAGAAGTTGGAAGCAGCAGCTGCTTTGGAAGATCGGGACAGACCGTACGCTTGTGACA tcTGTGGAAAGCGCTATAAGAACAGGCCTGGTCTCAGTTATCATTATGCCCACTCTCACTTGGCCGAAGAGGAAGGAGAAGAGAAAGACGAGATGGACATTCGGGAACCAACTCCACCCCGGCAGGACGAACCCAAGA CTCCTAAAAAGGGCCCAGATGGTTTGGCTCTTCCGAACAACTACTGTGATTTCTGTTTGGGAGATTCCAGCCTGAACCAGAAAACTGGCCAATCAGAGGAGCTTGTGTCCTGTTCAGACTGTGGCCGTTctg GTCACCCTTCATGTCTTCAGTTCACTCCTATCATGATGGCTGCTGTGAAAACCTATCGCTGGCAGTGCATTGAGTGCAAGTGCTGTAATATTTGTGGAACATCAGAAAATGAT GATCAGCTGTTGTTCTGTGATGACTGTGATCGAGGTTACCACATGTACTGCCTCTCGCCCCCGATGTCTGTACCTCCTGAAG GAAGTTGGAGTTGTCATCTGTGTTTGGCCCTCCTGAAAGAGAAAGCCTCCATATACCAGAAGCAGAATGCGCCACCCTTGTGA